A window from Chitinophaga filiformis encodes these proteins:
- a CDS encoding CGNR zinc finger domain-containing protein — protein MSKERSIATLPLDGGALCFHFINTVNAWRGINLHEYLGSYEELIDWCRKVDILEEGQRTALLQYAISNKSAAATALQKLKRTREILYHFFSGIAENNGITLSPAVLEKFNKALANALSRLQFEKTESGIAAILQRDDTDLMAPLWVVMKSAYDVLTNEEHARIKECETCGWIFLDHTKNNKKRWCSPLTCGTTDKSKRYYQKKKEKADE, from the coding sequence ATGAGCAAAGAGAGATCTATAGCAACCCTGCCGCTGGATGGCGGCGCACTCTGTTTTCATTTTATCAATACGGTAAATGCATGGAGAGGCATAAATCTGCATGAATACCTGGGCAGCTATGAAGAATTGATAGACTGGTGCAGGAAAGTGGATATCCTCGAAGAGGGGCAGCGAACAGCTTTGCTGCAATATGCCATATCAAATAAGTCAGCAGCAGCGACGGCATTACAGAAATTAAAACGTACCCGGGAAATCCTGTACCATTTCTTTTCAGGCATTGCAGAAAATAACGGTATCACCCTCTCACCTGCCGTATTGGAAAAGTTCAATAAAGCGCTTGCCAATGCCCTCTCCCGCCTGCAGTTCGAAAAGACGGAATCAGGGATTGCGGCTATCCTGCAAAGGGATGATACGGACCTGATGGCGCCATTGTGGGTGGTAATGAAATCAGCCTATGATGTGCTTACCAATGAGGAACATGCACGGATCAAAGAATGTGAAACCTGCGGATGGATATTCCTGGATCATACCAAGAACAATAAAAAACGCTGGTGCAGCCCGCTGACCTGCGGTACCACGGATAAGTCAAAACGTTATTACCAGAAGAAAAAAGAAAAAGCTGACGAATAA
- a CDS encoding dihydrodipicolinate synthase family protein, with protein sequence MAIEWKGIFPAFTTKFTAADELDLPLFGKNLQAQIKAGIDGVILGGSLGEASVITTAEKETLTKYAVEQVAGKIPVVMNIAEGSTSEAIRQAKLAASWGAKGLMLLPPMRYKSDERETAEYFKAIAASTELPIMIYNNPVDYKVEVTLDIFDQLQEFSNVQAVKESTRDVSNVTRMISRFGDRFSILCGVDTLAMEEMILGAKGWVGGLVCAFPEETVAIYKLTKAGRIAEALAIYRWFLPLLELDLHPKLVQYIKLAEQQAGLGSEIVRAPRLKLVGEERERILKVIDTAIAARPVLPEYHSLQLQY encoded by the coding sequence ATGGCTATTGAATGGAAAGGAATATTTCCTGCATTTACTACGAAATTTACAGCCGCTGATGAACTGGACCTGCCGTTGTTCGGGAAGAACCTGCAAGCCCAGATAAAGGCTGGTATTGATGGGGTGATCTTAGGCGGCTCTCTCGGGGAAGCCAGCGTTATTACCACTGCTGAAAAAGAGACACTGACGAAATATGCAGTGGAACAGGTGGCAGGAAAGATCCCGGTTGTCATGAACATCGCGGAAGGCTCTACCAGCGAAGCTATCAGGCAGGCGAAGCTGGCGGCATCATGGGGCGCGAAAGGGCTGATGTTATTGCCGCCTATGCGTTATAAAAGCGATGAACGCGAGACTGCGGAATACTTTAAAGCAATAGCCGCATCCACAGAATTACCCATCATGATCTATAACAACCCGGTGGACTACAAAGTGGAAGTTACACTGGACATCTTTGATCAGCTGCAGGAATTCAGCAATGTACAGGCGGTGAAAGAATCTACCAGGGACGTATCTAATGTAACCCGTATGATCAGCCGTTTCGGCGATCGCTTCAGCATCCTGTGCGGTGTAGATACACTGGCCATGGAAGAGATGATCCTGGGTGCTAAGGGATGGGTTGGTGGACTGGTATGCGCTTTCCCGGAAGAAACAGTAGCTATCTATAAACTGACGAAAGCAGGCCGCATTGCAGAAGCGCTGGCTATTTACCGCTGGTTCCTGCCATTGCTGGAACTGGACCTGCATCCGAAACTGGTACAGTATATCAAACTGGCAGAACAACAGGCAGGACTGGGTAGTGAAATAGTAAGAGCGCCCCGTCTCAAACTGGTAGGCGAAGAAAGGGAAAGGATCCTAAAGGTGATAGACACCGCTATTGCCGCCAGACCTGTATTACCCGAGTATCATTCACTACAACTACAATACTAA
- a CDS encoding EamA family transporter translates to MAERKAPQWLIVLAFMAVYIVWGTTYLAVIYGLRGFPPFMLSALRYLIAALLLLVWCFIKKEQWPGWQTVRTCAISGVFMLVGGSGMVAWAEQYVTSGQAAIVIAAEPFLFLLADRKRWRQYFSNRFIITGLLIGFAGIVLFFGGSDAASAPTGDVGTQWMGYAAILIGTVFWVGGALHAEGRLEKGIPNIVSSCIQLFAAGICSSLLSGVSGEWGRIRFAEVPAEAWAGLFYLVIFGSLIAYMAFTWLITVRPPALVSTHTYVNPVVAVLVGWVFVNEQLGWMQLVAMVVILLGVLLTNFPSYKLSFNQQRT, encoded by the coding sequence ATGGCAGAAAGGAAAGCTCCACAGTGGTTGATTGTACTGGCATTTATGGCTGTTTATATTGTATGGGGCACTACCTACCTGGCCGTCATTTATGGCCTGCGTGGATTTCCTCCTTTTATGCTCTCCGCATTGCGCTACCTGATTGCAGCTTTGCTATTGCTGGTGTGGTGTTTCATTAAGAAGGAGCAATGGCCTGGCTGGCAGACGGTCCGTACCTGTGCCATCAGCGGCGTGTTCATGCTGGTAGGAGGTAGCGGTATGGTAGCCTGGGCGGAACAGTATGTTACGTCCGGACAGGCGGCCATTGTTATTGCCGCGGAACCTTTCCTCTTCTTACTGGCAGACAGGAAACGCTGGCGGCAGTATTTCTCCAACCGCTTCATTATCACAGGACTGCTGATCGGGTTTGCCGGTATCGTGCTGTTCTTTGGCGGCAGTGACGCTGCTTCAGCGCCTACAGGAGATGTTGGTACACAATGGATGGGGTATGCCGCAATATTGATCGGCACTGTTTTCTGGGTAGGTGGCGCTTTACATGCCGAAGGCCGCCTGGAGAAAGGTATTCCCAATATTGTCAGTTCCTGTATCCAGTTATTTGCCGCCGGAATATGCAGCAGTTTGTTGAGCGGTGTTTCCGGTGAATGGGGCAGGATCCGTTTTGCTGAAGTTCCTGCCGAAGCCTGGGCAGGCTTGTTTTACCTGGTTATTTTCGGCTCCCTGATAGCCTATATGGCATTTACCTGGCTCATAACAGTGCGTCCGCCGGCATTGGTCAGCACCCACACCTACGTTAATCCCGTAGTTGCGGTGCTGGTGGGCTGGGTTTTCGTGAATGAACAACTGGGCTGGATGCAATTGGTGGCCATGGTAGTGATCCTCCTGGGAGTACTGTTAACAAATTTCCCTTCTTATAAACTATCTTTTAATCAGCAACGCACCTGA
- a CDS encoding AraC family transcriptional regulator, which yields MKVLQFTIPVPLDKSIIVQKDVLPYFYPHLHRHQEIQLTWIQQGEGTLVADNNMHAFRPNEIYWLGANQPHIFKSEASYFQPKSRKKIVALVIFFNPDGELAGFFNLPEIKVLKNFIQQHQSGFKVPQEHATEISSRMLKVTNSSGTEQLLQFVELLKQLSTYQDIAPLASGQKTQHVSEHEGIRIGHIYNYIMHNYDQPITLEDAAKQAHMTPQAFCRFFKKHTLHTFVSFLNEVRINEACKKLTDGSYDNIATVAYTCGFNSITNFNRVFKTVTNKSPSEYMNSYFQSV from the coding sequence ATGAAAGTGCTACAGTTTACCATACCTGTTCCGCTGGACAAATCCATCATTGTGCAGAAAGACGTGTTGCCCTATTTCTATCCTCATCTGCACAGGCACCAGGAAATTCAACTGACCTGGATACAGCAGGGAGAAGGCACCCTCGTTGCTGACAACAACATGCATGCTTTCCGTCCGAACGAGATCTATTGGCTGGGCGCCAATCAACCACATATCTTCAAAAGTGAGGCTTCTTATTTTCAGCCCAAGAGCAGGAAGAAGATCGTAGCCCTGGTTATTTTCTTCAATCCGGATGGTGAACTGGCAGGCTTCTTCAACCTGCCGGAGATCAAGGTGCTGAAAAACTTCATTCAGCAGCATCAGTCAGGATTCAAGGTACCGCAGGAGCATGCTACGGAAATATCCAGCCGTATGCTGAAGGTGACTAACAGTTCAGGTACAGAACAACTGCTGCAGTTCGTGGAACTGCTGAAGCAATTGTCCACCTACCAGGATATTGCGCCCCTGGCATCGGGTCAGAAAACGCAGCATGTCAGCGAGCATGAGGGTATCCGTATCGGCCATATTTACAATTACATCATGCATAACTACGATCAGCCGATCACGCTCGAAGATGCTGCCAAACAGGCCCATATGACGCCACAGGCATTCTGCAGGTTCTTCAAGAAACATACCCTGCATACATTTGTATCTTTCCTGAACGAGGTACGGATCAATGAGGCTTGTAAAAAACTGACAGACGGTTCTTACGATAATATTGCTACCGTGGCATATACCTGTGGGTTCAACAGTATTACCAATTTTAACAGGGTATTTAAGACGGTGACCAACAAATCGCCCAGTGAATATATGAACAGTTATTTCCAGAGCGTTTAG
- a CDS encoding MBL fold metallo-hydrolase yields MKIEQLYTGCLAHGAYYIESNGAAAIIDPLRDVASYIRKAQQDDAVIKYVLETHFHADFVSGHLELAAATGATIVYGPGAQPGFPAHIAADGELLTLGDVKLKVLHTPGHTMESTCFLLLSEAGEELALFSGDTLFIGDVGRPDLAQQASGKTKEELAGILFDSLRNKVMPLPGHITIYPGHGAGSACGKNMSEQTTDTLAHQLLVNYALRKDMTRAEFIKEVTEGLTPPPAYFPMNVNMNKQGYGHMEDVVKRGIRPLSPAAFEAAANETDAVILDTRGPEVFIEGFIPGAINIGVDGSFAPWAGTLIPGVEQPILFVADPGREKEVVTRLARIGYDNTIGYLEGGFDAWKAAGRPTDNITVITPDELADRMLWVQANILDIRRRSEYGNEHVENAINMPLEYINDSMQTLDKKQLYYVHCAGGYRSAIFISIMRTRGYHNLVDIKGGLKAMKESGRFQLTDYLSPFPLL; encoded by the coding sequence ATGAAAATCGAACAACTTTACACAGGCTGCCTGGCTCATGGCGCCTACTACATTGAAAGTAACGGAGCCGCCGCGATCATTGATCCGCTGCGCGATGTGGCGTCCTATATCAGGAAAGCACAGCAGGATGATGCTGTTATAAAGTATGTACTGGAAACCCATTTCCATGCTGATTTCGTGTCGGGACACCTGGAGCTGGCAGCAGCTACCGGCGCTACCATCGTTTACGGCCCGGGAGCACAACCGGGTTTCCCTGCTCATATTGCCGCAGATGGTGAGCTCCTGACCCTGGGCGATGTAAAACTCAAAGTCCTGCATACGCCGGGGCATACCATGGAAAGCACCTGCTTTTTACTGCTCAGCGAAGCGGGAGAAGAGCTTGCGCTCTTCTCGGGCGATACACTTTTCATTGGTGATGTAGGACGTCCTGATCTGGCACAACAGGCTTCGGGGAAAACAAAGGAAGAACTGGCCGGTATCCTGTTCGATTCCCTGCGTAACAAGGTCATGCCCCTGCCCGGGCATATTACCATATATCCCGGTCATGGCGCGGGTAGTGCCTGCGGCAAGAATATGAGTGAACAGACAACAGATACATTGGCTCATCAGCTGTTGGTGAACTATGCACTCAGGAAGGACATGACGAGAGCAGAATTTATAAAGGAAGTAACCGAAGGCTTAACGCCCCCGCCTGCTTATTTCCCTATGAATGTAAACATGAACAAACAAGGTTACGGGCATATGGAAGACGTTGTGAAACGGGGCATACGTCCGCTTTCACCAGCAGCTTTTGAAGCCGCCGCCAATGAAACCGATGCTGTGATCCTGGATACCCGCGGCCCCGAAGTATTCATAGAAGGATTTATTCCCGGCGCTATCAATATTGGTGTGGATGGTAGTTTCGCTCCCTGGGCCGGTACCCTGATTCCCGGTGTGGAACAACCCATCCTTTTTGTTGCAGATCCCGGACGTGAAAAAGAAGTGGTTACCCGCCTGGCCCGCATAGGCTATGACAATACGATCGGTTACCTGGAAGGCGGCTTCGATGCCTGGAAAGCAGCCGGCAGGCCAACAGATAATATTACTGTGATCACCCCCGACGAACTGGCCGACCGCATGTTGTGGGTGCAGGCAAACATCCTGGATATACGCAGAAGAAGTGAATATGGTAACGAGCATGTAGAGAATGCCATCAATATGCCACTGGAATATATCAATGACAGCATGCAGACGCTGGATAAGAAACAACTCTACTATGTACATTGTGCCGGTGGTTATCGTTCCGCGATCTTTATATCCATTATGCGTACGCGGGGATATCATAACCTGGTAGATATCAAAGGAGGCCTGAAAGCCATGAAAGAAAGCGGACGTTTTCAGTTGACAGACTATCTCAGTCCTTTTCCGCTCCTTTGA
- the mgrA gene encoding L-glyceraldehyde 3-phosphate reductase: protein MSAYVPAGDRYDAMLYNRCGKSGIRLPAVSLGLWHNFGSIDNFENGRQIVRRAFDKGITHFDLANNYGPLPGSAEENFGAILQKDFTGYLRDELVISTKAGYLMWPGPYGEWGSRKYVLSSLDQSLRRMKLDYVDIFYSHRPDPDTPIEETMGALDTAVRQGKALYVGLSNYTAEQTTAALAVLKSLGTPCLIHQPKYSMFERWVEGGLLDVLEANGVGCIPFSPLAQGLLTDRYLKGIPEGSRASKPSGFLKAEQITADKLDKIQRLNAIAQKRGQSLAQMALAWLLKDKRITSVLIGASSVEQLDNNLGALDRVQFDATELQEIESILK from the coding sequence ATGAGTGCTTATGTACCCGCCGGTGACCGGTATGATGCTATGCTCTATAACCGCTGTGGTAAAAGCGGGATCCGTCTTCCTGCTGTTTCACTCGGCCTCTGGCATAACTTCGGTTCCATAGATAATTTCGAGAATGGCCGCCAGATAGTACGCCGCGCCTTCGACAAGGGAATCACCCATTTCGATCTGGCCAACAACTATGGTCCGCTGCCCGGTTCTGCGGAAGAGAACTTTGGCGCTATCCTTCAGAAAGATTTTACAGGTTACCTGCGCGATGAGCTGGTAATTTCCACTAAAGCCGGCTACCTGATGTGGCCTGGCCCATACGGGGAATGGGGTTCCCGCAAATACGTGCTGTCCAGCCTCGATCAGAGCCTGCGCCGTATGAAACTGGATTATGTCGACATCTTCTACTCCCACCGTCCCGACCCGGATACGCCTATCGAAGAAACAATGGGCGCACTGGATACTGCTGTACGCCAGGGTAAAGCTTTATATGTGGGATTGTCCAATTACACCGCAGAACAAACCACCGCAGCACTGGCGGTATTAAAATCATTAGGCACCCCCTGCCTGATCCATCAGCCGAAATACTCCATGTTCGAAAGATGGGTGGAAGGCGGACTGCTGGACGTACTGGAAGCCAATGGCGTGGGATGCATCCCCTTCTCGCCCCTGGCACAGGGACTGCTTACCGACCGCTACCTGAAAGGCATTCCGGAAGGTTCCAGGGCCAGCAAACCAAGCGGGTTCCTGAAGGCTGAACAGATCACTGCCGATAAACTGGATAAGATCCAGCGCCTCAATGCTATTGCACAGAAAAGAGGGCAGTCGCTGGCGCAAATGGCGCTTGCCTGGCTGCTGAAAGACAAACGTATCACTTCCGTGCTGATAGGCGCCAGCTCTGTTGAACAACTGGATAATAACCTGGGGGCTTTGGACAGGGTACAGTTTGATGCAACGGAACTGCAGGAAATAGAAAGTATTCTGAAATAA
- a CDS encoding phosphosulfolactate synthase codes for MNFNLDKIPDRTQQPRSFGITMVTDKGLSLQDTKDFLSVAAPHVDMAKLAFGTAYVTPNLDEKIKVYQSFNIPVYFGGLLLEAFIIRNQFDDYIEVIKKYGINYFEVSDGSLSIPHAEKCGYIEKLAKLGTVLSEIGSKDKDREHITPPYKWIELMKAEFSAGSQYIIAEARENGTVGLYRDSGEVREGLVQEILTQIPGEKIIWEAPRKDQQLYFLDLIGCNANLGNIAPQEVISLEAMRVGLRGDSFHFFLDGGK; via the coding sequence ATGAATTTTAATCTGGACAAAATTCCTGATCGTACACAGCAGCCACGTTCATTCGGTATTACAATGGTGACCGATAAAGGTCTGAGCCTGCAGGATACAAAAGACTTCCTCTCCGTGGCCGCTCCGCATGTGGATATGGCGAAACTGGCTTTTGGTACTGCTTATGTTACGCCCAACCTGGATGAGAAGATCAAAGTATACCAGTCTTTCAACATTCCCGTTTATTTCGGCGGACTGCTACTGGAAGCTTTCATCATCCGCAACCAGTTTGATGATTACATAGAAGTCATTAAAAAGTACGGTATCAATTACTTTGAGGTATCCGACGGTTCTCTTTCCATCCCGCATGCTGAAAAATGCGGTTACATCGAGAAACTGGCAAAACTGGGTACAGTATTGAGCGAAATTGGTTCTAAAGATAAAGACCGCGAGCATATCACCCCTCCCTATAAATGGATAGAACTGATGAAGGCAGAATTTTCTGCCGGTTCCCAGTATATCATTGCAGAAGCAAGGGAAAACGGTACCGTGGGCTTATACCGCGATTCCGGGGAAGTGCGCGAAGGACTGGTTCAGGAGATCCTGACCCAGATACCCGGTGAAAAGATCATCTGGGAAGCGCCCAGGAAAGACCAGCAATTGTATTTCCTGGACCTCATCGGCTGCAATGCTAACCTGGGCAACATCGCACCCCAGGAGGTGATCTCCCTGGAAGCCATGCGTGTAGGCCTGCGTGGCGACAGCTTCCATTTCTTCCTTGACGGAGGCAAATAG
- a CDS encoding aldose 1-epimerase family protein, producing MPELKNEKLRVVVAEKGAELQNIVRTDLGQEYLWHAGPEWAKKSPVLFPIVGTLKNNTYTYKGKSYTLGRHGFARDKVFTLTEQTDHQLIFALKDTADTLEVYPFHFSFHVIYSIHDTSLKVTYLVENTGKDTMYFSVGAHPAFKVPLTEGTGYEDYYLSFNEEENDGVWPLSADGLIELTPEPFLVKTHKLPLKHSLFYNDALVFKTLASNSIELKSDKSPRGLKLKYDGFPYMGIWAAKDADFVCIEPWNGIADSVNASGEITGKEGIHILEKGKHFERSWTVTVY from the coding sequence ATGCCTGAATTAAAGAATGAGAAACTACGGGTAGTTGTTGCCGAAAAAGGAGCCGAGTTACAAAACATCGTCCGCACGGACTTAGGTCAGGAATATCTGTGGCATGCGGGACCGGAATGGGCTAAGAAAAGTCCCGTTTTGTTCCCGATAGTGGGCACTCTTAAAAATAACACTTATACATATAAAGGTAAAAGCTACACACTGGGCAGACATGGTTTTGCCCGTGACAAGGTATTTACCCTGACAGAACAGACAGATCACCAGTTGATCTTTGCGTTGAAAGACACTGCAGATACACTCGAGGTATATCCTTTCCATTTCAGTTTCCACGTCATATACTCTATTCACGATACCTCGCTGAAAGTGACTTATCTCGTGGAGAATACAGGGAAAGATACCATGTACTTTTCCGTAGGCGCCCATCCTGCCTTTAAAGTACCGTTGACGGAAGGTACGGGGTATGAAGATTACTACCTGTCTTTTAACGAGGAAGAGAATGATGGCGTATGGCCATTGTCAGCAGATGGACTGATCGAACTGACACCGGAACCATTCCTGGTAAAGACGCATAAACTACCATTGAAACATTCGCTGTTCTATAACGATGCCCTGGTTTTCAAAACGCTTGCATCCAATAGCATAGAACTGAAAAGTGACAAGTCGCCCCGCGGACTGAAACTCAAATATGACGGTTTCCCCTATATGGGCATATGGGCGGCGAAAGATGCGGATTTTGTGTGCATAGAGCCCTGGAATGGTATTGCCGACAGTGTAAATGCTTCAGGAGAAATTACCGGTAAGGAAGGGATCCACATCCTGGAAAAGGGTAAACATTTTGAGAGAAGCTGGACGGTGACGGTTTATTAA
- a CDS encoding response regulator: MNKVKHVCIVDDDELFQFVMRQHFERLELVENIHKFTDGEQALNYIKTHLNSPDDLPDLILLDVNMPYMDGWQFMREFVKLSLPEDKHIRIYILTSSTHESDLQRAREFPRLSGYLVKPISKNIIRELLTGAEQH; the protein is encoded by the coding sequence ATGAATAAAGTTAAGCATGTTTGCATTGTCGATGATGATGAGCTATTCCAGTTTGTGATGCGACAGCACTTTGAGCGGCTGGAGCTAGTGGAAAACATCCATAAGTTCACGGATGGAGAACAGGCCCTTAATTACATTAAAACCCATCTCAATAGTCCGGATGATTTACCGGATCTGATCCTGCTGGATGTTAACATGCCATATATGGACGGCTGGCAGTTTATGCGCGAATTTGTGAAGCTGTCGCTGCCGGAAGATAAACATATCAGAATATACATCCTTACCAGTTCCACGCACGAAAGCGATCTCCAAAGGGCAAGAGAATTTCCCCGCCTCTCCGGGTACCTCGTTAAACCGATCAGCAAGAACATTATCCGCGAGCTGCTGACAGGGGCGGAGCAACATTGA
- a CDS encoding aldehyde dehydrogenase (NADP(+)) translates to MQIDDVMQRSAQAFALYKEVAPSIRAAFLETIASEITLVKDTLVAAAQAETNLPAARLNGEIVRTTSQLQLFANLIKEGSWVEAVIDTAKPDATPAKPDLRRMLVPAGPVVVFGASNFPFAFSTAGGDTASALAAGATVVVKGHPAHPRTSLLVFEAIQKAISKRGMPEYTVQHVTGEGNAVGKALVVHPQTTGVGFTGSLQGGKALLAYAAEREVPIPVFAEMSSINPVVFYPDALATQAEQLAQTFAGSVTLGMGQFCTNPGLLIGLKSAALDNFASLLGTAIAAVAPQKMLHKGICEAYGKGRTNMLAQENVVLVNQSVAPADMEAWPSLARTAAKNFLANPRLKEELFGPFSLLVECEDKAELLAVLKSLHGQLTTTIVGTATDTAQWKDVIAVQSTLAGRVILNNPPTGVEVCAAMVHGGPFPATTDQRFTSVGTGAIRRWVRPVCYQNFPDDMLPDALKAANPLGIWRQIDNQFTR, encoded by the coding sequence ATGCAGATAGACGATGTCATGCAGCGGTCAGCACAGGCGTTTGCACTGTATAAAGAGGTAGCCCCTTCCATACGCGCAGCATTCCTGGAAACGATCGCTTCGGAAATAACATTAGTAAAGGATACGCTGGTAGCAGCAGCGCAGGCAGAGACCAATCTGCCTGCCGCAAGGCTCAATGGTGAGATTGTCCGCACCACCAGCCAGTTACAGCTTTTTGCCAACCTGATAAAAGAAGGCAGCTGGGTGGAAGCTGTTATCGATACGGCAAAGCCGGACGCTACACCCGCAAAGCCGGACCTCCGCAGAATGTTAGTTCCCGCAGGACCAGTAGTGGTGTTTGGCGCCAGCAATTTCCCTTTTGCATTCTCTACTGCCGGTGGCGATACTGCCAGTGCGCTGGCTGCCGGTGCTACGGTTGTCGTGAAAGGTCATCCTGCCCATCCGCGCACTTCCCTGCTGGTATTTGAAGCCATTCAAAAGGCGATCAGTAAAAGAGGTATGCCTGAATATACTGTGCAGCATGTTACAGGCGAAGGTAATGCTGTTGGTAAAGCGCTGGTAGTACACCCGCAAACCACGGGCGTTGGTTTTACCGGCTCCCTCCAGGGAGGGAAAGCATTGCTGGCATATGCGGCAGAACGTGAAGTACCTATCCCGGTATTCGCAGAAATGAGCAGCATTAATCCTGTTGTGTTTTATCCGGATGCACTGGCTACCCAGGCAGAACAACTGGCACAGACTTTTGCAGGTTCTGTTACCCTGGGTATGGGGCAATTTTGTACAAACCCCGGTCTGCTGATCGGCCTGAAGAGCGCTGCCCTGGACAATTTTGCCAGCTTACTGGGTACTGCTATAGCTGCCGTGGCGCCACAGAAGATGCTGCACAAAGGCATCTGCGAAGCCTATGGCAAAGGCCGTACAAATATGCTTGCCCAGGAGAATGTAGTATTGGTTAATCAGTCTGTCGCTCCCGCGGATATGGAAGCATGGCCTTCACTGGCCCGTACTGCTGCCAAAAACTTCCTGGCCAATCCGCGCCTGAAGGAAGAATTGTTCGGTCCCTTTTCATTGTTGGTGGAGTGTGAGGATAAAGCGGAACTGCTGGCAGTACTGAAAAGCCTCCACGGACAGCTCACTACCACCATCGTAGGCACTGCCACCGATACGGCGCAATGGAAAGACGTGATCGCCGTTCAATCTACCCTGGCTGGCCGCGTTATCCTGAACAACCCGCCCACCGGTGTGGAAGTATGTGCTGCCATGGTGCATGGCGGCCCATTCCCGGCTACTACTGACCAGCGATTTACCTCCGTAGGCACAGGCGCTATCCGTCGTTGGGTAAGACCGGTATGTTACCAGAACTTCCCTGACGATATGTTACCCGATGCGCTGAAAGCCGCCAACCCGCTGGGTATCTGGCGGCAGATAGACAACCAGTTTACGAGATAA